Genomic DNA from Dermochelys coriacea isolate rDerCor1 chromosome 27, rDerCor1.pri.v4, whole genome shotgun sequence:
TCTGTCTATCACTCTGGAAAGAGGCCTGGGGTGAATGGACAATGCTCTGTCCCAAGGAGAAAACAAGTGGTCCATTAGCCTCCAGCTGCAGCTAAATGCCCTTGTCACAGGGAAGATTAGCACGTCTGCTCTGAGAAGTTCCTAGCAGAACATCCGATTGAAGCAGCTGAGGAGTGCAGATCCCCAAAGCCGCAGTGCCAAGGGACCAGTCCCTGTGGACTATTTGCTGCCCAGACCCATGGACTGTTCTGAAGCTTCTGGGCATCTCTGGCTTTGCTAAGATGTATTTCAACCAACATCTCACAGGCAAACGAGACCCTGATCAGGAGCAGCTTTTGgtaccatgccccatgctgctgtTGGATGCAGCTAGCACAGAGCAGCAACACACTTTGGGGTGCTGTGCTCAATTTTGATGCTGTTTCTGCTAGAGCTGTGTGGAGTGGGGGACAGGGAAGAAGGGGTATTACCGCTGTCTGTAGCTTCGCCAGTGCTCCATGGGCTGGAGTCTGAGGAGTGGAAATCAGGATCTCCTCCAGATTTTTCCCACCATGCTTAGGGGAgagcaggagagaaagagagaagcatcTGTTACTTCCTAATCCAGCTGAGAAGCTGTACTTGTGATGTGCTCAGGACACACTCAGAGGCAATTAACAGATTTTACATCTCTCATAGCAAGTCTCTGGGGCCTCAAAAGCAATCCTTCAAAACATAAAGAGGTTCTGCTACAAATCTTATTTAAATAATGACACTTAAGGCTGGCCTGGGGTCTCTGCAACTGGGGTCAAGGGAGAGGCTGTGAGCCTAGAGGTAAATAAAGCTTCCTTCCTCCACCAGTTGAGAAAGCAGCTCTAGCACCCAGCACACACAATGGGGACAGTTCTGCTGAATAAGGtggtgccatttttttttttaaaaaaaaaacaaaacatttttctgatgACCACCACATGTCCAATCCCAAACAAGCACAGCTCTGGGTGCAGATTCaaacagccccctcctgcaggggCTGTAACCCAGACATTGCCATCTAATGCTAATGCACCAAATCTGGAAAGTGAAAGTGACACAGGGCGTGAGCCCTCATAGGTTCAAGCTCAGCAGTGCCTCACATATCAAATATAAGCAAAACCTCTCTATGCTTCAGTGATGCCAGGGTAAGATACAATCACACAGCAATCACCCTTTTTGACCCCTATTGATCTACTCACAGGTCATATTTACAGCAGTATAACCCCCTTTATACTGACCCTGATTAATCACAGTAAGATAGTGGCCCGCAATGCAGTGTTCGTATCCCCAGTGTTGTCCAGAGGTTTCAACTGCCCCTGAAATATTCTGAATGTCGGGGATTCCTAGGGCATGAATTGTTATATCTAGATACTACcacccagatccccaaaggtatttaggcagctaacGCCCACTGAAATTGAGGGAAGTTAAGTACCTAAATACctctcaggatctgggcctacatgGCTATGTAGATGACTCTCTGTTTACCATGAAGATGGGAGGCCGCAGGCAATGCTCCCCATGACCCCACATGCAGAAGGAAATCTAGGGAAGCAACAGCCATGCCTTGCTTGCTCTGGGGCCAGTGGAGAGTGGGTGCAGTATGTGGATCACACCGGAAAGGCGACACACCAATTAGTTCAATCCCTTGGTGTCCCTGTTTGAGTGGCCGTTTCCCACTGAGATTTCAGCCATCTCCTCTGCAACGTGTCCTACCTGATGAGGCAGAATCCCTGCAGGTCCTGGGAAGCGGCGAGATTTCATCCGTGAAGGGGTCCAGCCAGAAGCCCTGGGAGTCTTGTTGGCTGCTGTGACCAGCTGTACCAGGTGATTGGTGACCACCGGAGTCtgcaggctcccagcagcagcagagccggAGAAGGGAGCTCTTGGGGTGGAAGTCGGTGACTCCACACAAGTCATCAAGGACCGTGGTCCTGTGGGGAGCCTAAGAGGTGGCCGCCAACTGCTGCCGGGTCCTCTGGGTGCGGAACAGCCCTGACTGGGCATCTGTGGTGCTGGTGGTCTTGGATTGCCACTCCCTGGGGAGTGGAGGCTTGAAGCCTTTACTGGAGCCACAGAAGGGCTGCTTGCTGCAGTTCCAGGCTGACCCCCAGATGCCTGAAAAGGCCTCGAAGTGTGGCACCTGGGAGCGGAGATGGTGCCACAAGACACGCCTGCAGCCGTGCTGCCTTGTGGGACTGCATTCACCAGGGAGCTAGCCGGAGCTACTAGGCTAGACCGAGAGAAGCAAGAACCTGCCGCGCTCGGCCTCAGCTTCAGCTTCAGGGCAGGGTCCGCCTGCTGGAATGGGGACAGATTCTGCATCCTGTCTGCCCCCCTCGAGATGGCCCGAGTCCCCTTGTGTGGCAGAGAGACTGAGCAACCAGGGCTAGGAGTGACCACTGGATCTCCCACCCGAAGTTTTTTGAAGGCTGTCCCTCCATGGCTGCTCTCATCCCTCCTGCACACCTGAGGGGGCATCCCCTTCTCAGCCACGGCAGGCCCAGGACCTGGCTGCACGCAGGCTGCCAAGAACAGGTCATTTTCAAATTCATCATCACGGGGAGCTTCCTGAAGGGGGGAAGGCCGTCGGCTCACAAACTTAAATCCTGCTACCAAGCTTGGTGTGCAGTCCCTCGTGCGGTTTGAAGTGCGCAGGGTCGGTGCTGCCAACGTGGGGGCCACCTGGTTCTTTAGAGCCTTGAAGCCCACTGCTGGAGGCTCCACAGTCTGATCGTTCACCACCGTCCGAGGCCTCAGGCCAGGTGTTTTGCTGGAGGGGCAATCAGCCCCAACTCTCAATTTGGGAAGGTTCTGCGGCCCAAAGACTGGGGACAGCATGCTGGTACTGGGAAGAGTAGGAAGTGAGGACTCGTGAGCAGGTGCCAGGGGGGTGCCTGGGTCTCTGGGCCCAGAAGAAAAGGGCCTCAAGCATCTTGAGTTCACAGGGACCAAATCTAAGAACTGGTTCTCCGCATCCTCCACGGCCGACAGGAAATCCTGCAAAAGCAGACAAGGCACCACAAAGATCAAGTGGTCTTTACATGGGATGTGCCAGTGACTCAGCTAACCTGGCCCTTTAACTTAACCCAGTAGAGGTACAAAGAACCTAAGATCAGAGACTTGCTATTGTCAGCCCTGGACCAGACCGTAAAGCACGGCTGGACACAAGGACCAGTGTAAGCCGACACAGTGCAAGCCTGACACAGCGCAGAGACAATAGCAGTTATCGGGTCCatagttcgcaggccttttctcTCTTGCTATATACAAGTACTTTACACCATTTGAGAGCTGGGAGAGACATTTTGTCAGCGTGTCCTTTGATAACTGTCGGTGtcagcagcagccagagaggTTTCTTTTACTTATTTGCGGATCAAGGGTACATCACAGAATCTACACAGCCCCGTACTTcagctcagggaggggaagacaggtcCCACCTAAACTACGCCTTGCAAGTGGATCCCCCCCGACTTAATTATAGGGGGTGGCGTAAATAGGGACTGAGCTGaactaagagaaaaggagtatttgtggcaccttagagactaacagatttaggtgccacaaatactccttttctctttgcgaatacagactaacacggctgctactctgaaacctgacctgaGCTAGGAGGCAAGTATCAGAGggggaagccgtgttagtctggatctgtaaaagcggcaaaggttcctgtggcaccttataggccaacagacgtattggagcataagctttcgagggtgaatacccacttcgtcggatgagGCAAGGTTCTccgggccaggtcctcagctggtgtaaatggctgTTGCTCGGTTGAGGAGCCAGCCCACCGACACATTATCAGCCGGCTTCACCAGCGAAGCAAGACTCCTGCTCCGCCCTCGCCTACCAGTTCTCTCCTGACCCACGGCAGTTCCCAACCATTTCCTCACCTCGTCTTCGAGCTCCCCTTCCACAGCAAACAGCTTCTGCAGCCTGCAAGCCTGGGACGGAGCAAGAGAGACAGCTTCGTTTGCAAGGACGTCCTGCCCCAGATGGCAGCCTCTCTGCCCATTTCTTACACAACACCTGAATCGCCAGGTTTCTTTGCTCTGCCGGTACTTTTACTTTGGGGTTTAAGCCCAAAGGGGCCCGTGGCAGGCCAGAGACATCTCTATTTTTCCCCAAGGCAGGAGTTTGTCTCTTCCCAGCCCATGGCTGACGCTGATGTTCAGGCAAAGGAAAGACGAATGGGGCTAGTCAGGCACAGTTATGCACCATGCACGGTACAGATGCATCATAGCCCGGCCGATGCCCCTAGACCTCACGAGCAAGACTCCCTGAAACAAAGCAGGGccttccccggggcaggggggcACGAGGGTAaccggctccccccaaccccccagtgccttccccggggcgggggggcacgagGGTAaccggctccccccaaccccccagtgccttccccggggcgggggggcacgagGGTAaccggctccccccaaccccccagtgccttcccctggggcaggggggcacgaGGGTAACcggctcccccccaaccccccagtgccttcccctggggcaggggggcacgaGGGTAaccggctccccccaaccccccagtgccttcccctggggcgggggggcacgagGGTAaccggctccccccaaccccccagtgccttcccctggggcgggggggcacgagGGTAaccggctccccccaacccccccactaccttcccctggggcgggggggcacgagGGTAaccggctccccccaacccccccactaccttcccctggggcagggggggcacaaGGGTAaccggctccccccaaccccccactaccttcccctggggcagggggggcacaaGGGTAaccggctccccccaaccccccactgccttcccctggggcggggggggcacgagggtaaccggctccccccaacccccccactaccttcccctggggcagggggggcacgAGGGTAaccggctccccccaacccccccactaccttcccctggggcagggggggcacaaGGGTAaccggctccccccaaccccccactaccttcccctggggcagggggggcacgAGGGTAaccggctccccccaaccccccactgccttcccctggggcgggggggcacgagGGTAaccggctccccccaaccccccagtgccttcccctggggcgggggggcacgagGGTAaccggctccccccaaccccccagtgccttcccctggggcgggggggcacgagGGTAaccggctccccccaaccccccactaccttcccctggggcagggggggcacgAGGGTAaccggctccccccaacccccccactaccttcccctggggcgggggggcacgagGGTAaccggctccccccaacccccccactaccttcccctggggcagggggggcacaaGGGTAaccggctccccccaaccccccactaccttcccctggggcagggggggcacgAGGGTAaccggctccccccaaccccccactgccttcccctggggcggggggggcacgagggtaaccggctccccccaacccccccactaccttcccctggggcagggggggcacgAGGGTAaccggctccccccaacccccccactaccttcccctggggcagggggggcacaaGGGTAaccggctccccccaaccccccactaccttcccctggggcagggggggcacgAGGGTAaccggctccccccaacccccactgccttcccctggggcgggggggcacgagGGTAaccggctccccccaacccccccactaccttcccctggggcggggggggcacgagggtaaccggctccccccaaccccccactgccttcccctggggcgggggggcacgagGGTAaccggctccccccaacccccccactaccttcccctggggcaggggggcacgaGGGTAaccggctccccccaacccccccactaccttcccctggggcagggggggcacgAGGGTAaccggctccccccaaccccccactaccttctcctggggcgggggggcacgagGGTAaccggctccccccaacccccccactgccttccccggggcgggggggcacgagGGTAaccggctccccccaaccccctggatGCCTCCCCCCGGCGCTCCCATtccggagtgggggggggggggtgtttggccGCACTGCCCCCCCCTTGCCCAGGGGGGGCGTTACCATGGCAGCAGCGCAGAGCCCCCCTCCATGCGCTCCGGGACGCGGGCTCGGGTCGGGTCCGGGCACAGGGACCCCCGCCGCGCCCCGCCCCCAGGCCCGGGGCAACCTCCCCTTTAaagggcggggccggggcggccTGTCCGCCTGGCGGGCGCGAGTCACTCCGCCGCCTTAAAGGGGAGGTTCCGGGAGCCGGACCCGCGGCCTCCGaccgccggggccggggccggcggGGCCGGGCGGGGACAGCGGCCGCTCCGCCCGTGGGCCTGtccgggcgcccccccccccgtccgtccaccccacccccgtctgtctgtctgtctgtccatccatcccccccccccgtccgtccgtcccccccatctgtccagcccacccccaccagtctgtctgtctgtccgtctgtccgtccatcccccCCGTCCGTCTGTCCGCCTCACCCCCCCATctgtccaccccacccccaccagtctgtctgtctgtccatcccccccgtctgtctgtctccccagctgtctaccccaccccccccagtctgtctgtccatccatcccccccaccagTCCATCTGTCTGGCCATCTGTCCATCCCTGGGCCCCCACCAGTCTGTCCATCCACCTGTCTGTCCACGCATCTATCCATCTGTCCACCCCCCTCACACCAGTCAGTCTATCCACCCGTCTATCTGTCCACCCACCCGTCCGTCCATCCacctggggtgctggaacagttcgtacagtggggggtgctgggagccactgaaccaaactgtaaaccctaaaTATGATGGAccccacttcaagccagggggcgcggcagtcccccccccccagttccagcacctatgcccatCCGCCCATCCGTTTCTCTGGCCATCCACCCTCTCCATGCAGATGTGCATCTGTCCATCCACTTGCATATGTCTCTCTGTCCTACCCCCGCCCTCTCCATGCCTATGTGCAGCTGACCATCCCCCAGCTTGTCTATGTGCATCTCTGCATCCCCCGGCCTGTCCTTGCCTGCATGTGTCTGTTCATCCATCTGCCCGTCTGCTCATCCCTGTGTCCTGCAAACCAGAGGACAGCTTGTGACGTTCTACAGTGCAGCCCAAGAGCTGCTGCCTTCATGACTATAGTGGGGCAGCAACTCTGCTAGGCTTAAGGCTGAGACCAGCTTACTGGTTAACAGCTGATTTTTCccaagtgctctaaaatccacctGCATCCCAGCGTCTCCGTTGTGATGCTGCTGGCCGCCAGACTTACAAAAGAGCTTGGCGTCCGCCATGCAGGGAATATCCGGCCACTTATTTTAGTGCCTCATGGGGAGCTGAGCACTCTGGAAAATCTGGCCTGGTTGGCGGGGGCTGGAAAAGCGCAAACTGTACTCCGGAGCCGGGGTCTCTGTCAGCGAGTGGAGCCCCCACGCCCCAGGATTTGGGGAATTTTCCTTGGGACCATCCAACGCTCCAGAACGGAAAACTTTACTTTTGTCCAGCAGTGGACAGGGAGGTGTCGTCCCACGACAGGGATATTGACAGTGGGGCCTGGGATCCTTGCGTGGTTGGATGTTTAGTTTTCAGTCCTGCCTCGTTCTGTTCTTGATAGGCCgtactggggcgggggggggggggggatgtgttCTTTGCTTAATCTTCTTTGCTGAATCTTTGCTTTCCAGCTGTGACTGGCTGGCACACGCTGAGTAGGGGAGTGGGGAGTCTATAAATAGCAGTACAGAAATAGCAGCCGTCTAGGCTCCAGTGAGCcagaccagccactagaggaggaCTGCCGCTCATTCAAGACAACGGGGAACAGGTCGGTTGGTGGGGGAAGTCCCCCACGGGAGTAGCAAGTTGTAAActgaattccactgaatgcatccgatgaagtgagctgtagctcatgaaagcttatgctcagataaatttgttagtctctaaggtgccacaagtcctccttttctttttgcaagttgtAAACTGTAGCTCATTGCAGCAGGGAAGTGGACACATCTGCTGCTGAGAAGGTGCCGTTTGGCTCCACGCTTTATTTCTTCAGGAAGTTCAAAAGACAAATTGTAGTTTCGCTGTTTAGTGGCCAGGTCTTTGGGGACTTCACTTTTTGGGGGGAATCCCCCTTCCCGTTGAAGAGGCactgtggtctagtggctaggtGACTGGGCTCCGGAGACTGGGGTTCCATTGCTGGTTCTGCCATTGACCTTCTGGGTGCTctagagcaagtcacttccctgtctgggcctcagttttcttcatctgtacaatggggataatgatactgatggGCCTGGACTAACCAATGTGTGCTTGCACATAGGCCCCTGACCATCTGGAGGgcgaaaaaaaccccaaactgagtggtgctgcaaccctaTGCAATGCTACttgctcaaatttggcctggctgcctgccctccatcatgatggagaGATGACTGGGCCAAACTTGAGTGAGTGGTGCTCCAACCTGGCGCTTGGCCCTCCTTCTTCCACCAGGACCACCAAATCATCAGATGGCTGGatgcaccctccccccacccggtTGAGAACCTCCGTTCTGGGAGGTAGCTGTGCTAGGACACCTCTGTCTCATTTAAGTGGGGGGGTGGCAAATTTCTATTGTGAACGGCCCCAAAATTCTTTAATCTGGCCCTCCTTTGTAAAAGGCTTTGAATCtaaagatgaaaaatgttttataagagcTGGGTGGTATAATTATGTATCATTATTTATaatgcagtagcacctagaggccaggACTCTGTTGTGCTGGGCGCTATACAAACACAACAAAGAAATGGTCGCTGCCCTGGAGAACATACCGTCTAAGACCATAGACAATGGATGGCTCCTACACGCAGGAACTTTCTTTCTATGCCTCTGCACCTCACTGTGCACCACAGGCCCTGATCTTGGCCAGGGCCTCCAGCCATGAGTGCAATTCAGACAATGATTATGCAACCTCTTCTTGGTCATGGTCCCTTGCATCATTGGTTCTTCTAGGAGGCTAACGCCATGGGGATTGTCCTTTGGCCAGACTCTTCCGAGCAGCAGGTCATTTCCCTTCCAGGGACTGGCCTGTTAACATCTCTCACCCTCTCTCTGCCAGGCATGCCCGCAGTCACAGCCCCTCCAAGATGAACTGGGGCATCCTAATGCAGACAACAAGGAAAAAAGGGGGCTTGAAACAGGGTGGCCTGCCCCCCTGAAGGGCAGGGGCCTGGCTAGCCTGTTCACTCATCTGATGCAGCTGAGAAGGGGACAGGTGTTCCATATGAAGAGCTGCAAGAAACTGCAAATTCCTGGGGAGAAGCCCTGAGAGCCTTGGCAGAGTTAGAAAGCCTCAGCTGGAAGTTTGGTTTATCCTTTGGGAGATTGTGGTGGGTTGGCCAATAACTGGTGCCCAGTTATTATGGGTGTGGTTGATAATCCCTCAGACTGGTGAGGATGAGGAAGGTTTCTACTCCCCACATGCTGAGGAGGGAGTTGAGTTTTCAACCATTGCTGAGATCACCATCAAAGGTAGCCGGGAGTGTGATCACTTGACCACTAGGAAGTGGACTGAGAGCCCCCCACTTGGTCCAGTTATGATGCTGAAGAGCTATTGACTAGTAGTGACAGGCAATCActaacctgggctggatttgaaccactGCGCTAAGGGCGAACAGCGCCGGTTACCTTTCTGAGATACCTACCCCACTTTGTGTAGCTTGTGGGTCTGGTGCTCTGGTCCCTTGctccttgtgttgtcatttatacCAATGCAAAGGGAGTGCCAAATGCTGCAAGGCAGCCATGTTTTACTCTTGCTTTGCATTATTGTAAGTTGCTGcccaaggggcagggcagggcagtggaatGTCAGGCCCAGCTTCGTTGCTCTCAGGGTGCTGGGTAAGATCTCAGCTCAGATGCACCGTCACTTTCAGTCTAGAGATGGGCAGAAAGTGTCAGATTCCCTGGGCCTCAGGCCCTCTCCTGCATCATCCAGGACCCACAGTTCTCAATTGCTGGTTCCTGGACTGGCACATGGAGGCTCTGATCCAATTCTCAGTGAAGTTGatttgagtctttccattgactttcataagcactggattgggccccatgctgcaggcTTTGGTGACAGGTACCCTGGACTCTCCCTTGTTAcgtttggccctgattcagcaaagcatctcAGCACGTGCTTGACTTCAAGCATGTGCCTATGGTCTGGTCTGCCCACAGAAATTACACTAAGTTAATTCAGTCGGCTTCTAAATCTATTGAATTAAATTGGTGAGACCCGCTTGTGTGGCCTCTCTGAAATCGGTTTAAGAGGGGTTACATCAGGATAGATTCATTCAATAACAAACCAGTTTTGCTGATAAGCTAAACCTGTATAAGTTGTCCCAGTATAAGTTATAAACCAGGGGGTTTTAAGGGGGGTTGTAGGGGGTTGCATCTGTTTGACTAAATCAGTatttaaactgatgcaacttaTCTGTGcaggagtaaaattttcaaaattgcctaagTGCATTAGGAGCCTACACCCCATTTTTAAAGGTGACTTCAGCTCCTATGGCCCATATCCTagaagatatttaggtgcctttgaggatctgagcctacaTGCCTAGAGGacatattttcaaaggtatttagaggcctaaagatgcagataggtgcctagtgggatttttacaAGTGCCTaagcaagttaggtgcctaactccctttggttTCAATAGGATTGTGGCCCCAACCTGCTTTTGAAGATGCAACTATATgtttctctgcatctttaggtacctaaatacctctgaaaacCTGGCACTAAGTCAGTGCTCAGGGCGTAACGTAGCTATCTCAATCTAACTTTGAAGTGTAGACCTGGCGTATGACACCCATTGCAGCCCACTGAAGGTAGCAGAGTTGAGGGGCGACGGCTGAAGCCAATGCTGGTGCTATAGGCACCACTGGGAGCTAATTGATATCTGTGGTCGTTTGCATGGACCTTAATGAATAGGGAGGCAgcggggccggggctgggctggTGAGGCTGACGACTTGTCAGAAAATGTGGCAAACCGTGGATCGGGCTGACGTTAATAAATAAGCTATCGCAAGCAGCCAGCCGGGCTTGGAGGAGACTCATTGCTTTTGCTCTTTGCTAAAGGAAAGACATTCGTAAAACAGGTTAGTCACAGATCTTTAAAAGGCAGCAACTACTCCCGCCAACTGCAGCCTGCCACGCGGAGTTAAATATCAAAGGGAATTCAGGAATACTTTGCACTTTCTTTCCTCCCCCCGACTTTAGCTTTTTATTGAAGTCGTGTTCGTAGATCATATAAAATTGGAGCTAACAATACGCCCATTCAGCCCCCAGCCAAGGCCCATTCCGTGTGTgcccgttttttttttttctcgtAACACCCCGCTGGTCTGTGTTTTACTAAGGGAGCTTGAATACGAAAAAGCAGCACAGATGCCTAGGTCCAGATTGCGCTATTAGGCTCAGGCCCGAGGAAGGGGTTGCCCTATCCCAGGAGCCCCCCTGGGAAGGAATAGTACCTTTCCTCCCAGAGCTCTGCATTGCAAGAGGGAATGGATGGAAGAAGAGATCTTCATTGCATCTCTTTGCAGGATATGGCGCAGGGCGCTTGCCACAGCTGGGTATGGCTCCCTGCCCACTGAGGGGTCTGGCTCCACTCCCAGAGTCAATCAAAGGCTGCCACGTGTGGAAGAATTGGGGGCAGTTGCTTGGCACGGCCACTTTCGGGAGGGACTCTAGCCGGCGGGAATCCAATGACAACACAGCGACTTGTAACTCAGGCTGAAGCATCTTGCACTGATGTGGCACGTTACGGGTGAGGGGGTCAAAAGAGCGCAGCTCCGAGTCCATGCTCAGATTTGCACAAGGGCCCCTGGGGCGGATGTTGGGGGTTGACCCACAGGTCGTCTATGGTTGAACTCATTTGAGAATGTGGCCCCAGGTGTGGGAGCTGAGCCCGCACCGCACCGTCCTTGGAAGCAAACCTACAACGGGAGGAGGATTCTCCAGCCACGCTTGGCCCTCGAGTGCTTAGCCCTCCGCAAAATCTGGAGTCCCTTTTCCATATAAATGGCCAATTGGTCCAGCACCGTCTCTCTCTGCAGGGACGGAGGAGCTTCCTTCGCCTCACGGAAGAAAGTTCTTGATGTGGTTTGGAAAAAGAACAGGCCAGCTCCTCCACTGATGTCAATCTGggtagttctgttgacttcaatcctatgctgatttgcactagctggggatctggcccactgactccTGTGGacccatgctgatttacaccggctggggatctggcccattgtctccCATGGGGCGATGCTGACTTATACCagatggggatctggcccattgtcgtCTATGGGGcaatgctgatttgcaccagctgggggtgtggctgTAGATGTTCCATGCTGCCTTCCCCAGTGCGACATCCCCTATGCGGTGAACATGGCGGTAACTGCTTGGCCTGTGGCCCTGCAGGGGATTTACAGGACTGATTATAACCACTCAGACTGGGGATTCGCCTCCGTGCTGGCCCCGGTGCAATGATGCAGGGGAAGCAGCTGGTGCCTCCCTCAGCTG
This window encodes:
- the HROB gene encoding homologous recombination OB-fold protein isoform X2, producing MACRLQKLFAVEGELEDEDFLSAVEDAENQFLDLVPVNSRCLRPFSSGPRDPGTPLAPAHESSLPTLPSTSMLSPVFGPQNLPKLRVGADCPSSKTPGLRPRTVVNDQTVEPPAVGFKALKNQVAPTLAAPTLRTSNRTRDCTPSLVAGFKFVSRRPSPLQEAPRDDEFENDLFLAACVQPGPGPAVAEKGMPPQVCRRDESSHGGTAFKKLRVGDPVVTPSPGCSVSLPHKGTRAISRGADRMQNLSPFQQADPALKLKLRPSAAGSCFSRSSLVAPASSLVNAVPQGSTAAGVSCGTISAPRCHTSRPFQASGGQPGTAASSPSVAPVKASSLHSPGSGNPRPPAPQMPSQGCSAPRGPGSSWRPPLRLPTGPRSLMTCVESPTSTPRAPFSGSAAAGSLQTPVVTNHLVQLVTAANKTPRASGWTPSRMKSRRFPGPAGILPHQHGGKNLEEILISTPQTPAHGALAKLQTAEVLSSQQPIEEDFGKGPWIAMKTELRLDERDPSCFLRTYSVAMVLRKAALKQLPKNKVPSMAVMIKSLTRTSVDAGAVFKDPTGEMQGTVHRLLLEERQSDLKAGSVLLLKQVGVFSPSHRNHYLNVTPNNLVKIYLPESGGGSPLQPSQEHGEMGDRTVPVFTETTWMGS
- the HROB gene encoding homologous recombination OB-fold protein isoform X1, encoding MACRLQKLFAVEGELEDEDFLSAVEDAENQFLDLVPVNSRCLRPFSSGPRDPGTPLAPAHESSLPTLPSTSMLSPVFGPQNLPKLRVGADCPSSKTPGLRPRTVVNDQTVEPPAVGFKALKNQVAPTLAAPTLRTSNRTRDCTPSLVAGFKFVSRRPSPLQEAPRDDEFENDLFLAACVQPGPGPAVAEKGMPPQVCRRDESSHGGTAFKKLRVGDPVVTPSPGCSVSLPHKGTRAISRGADRMQNLSPFQQADPALKLKLRPSAAGSCFSRSSLVAPASSLVNAVPQGSTAAGVSCGTISAPRCHTSRPFQASGGQPGTAASSPSVAPVKASSLHSPGSGNPRPPAPQMPSQGCSAPRGPGSSWRPPLRLPTGPRSLMTCVESPTSTPRAPFSGSAAAGSLQTPVVTNHLVQLVTAANKTPRASGWTPSRMKSRRFPGPAGILPHQHGGKNLEEILISTPQTPAHGALAKLQTAEVLSSQQPIEEDFGKGPWIAMKTELRLDERDPSCFLRTYSVAMVLRKAALKQLPKNKVPSMAVMIKSLTRTSVDAGAVFKDPTGEMQGTVHRLLLEERQSDLKAGSVLLLKQVGVFSPSHRNHYLNVTPNNLVKIYLPESGGGSPLQPSQEHGEMGDRTVPVFTEVQSPAEFQQDSPENLSREASNPRSTGSSRRDGNSSWCTNPSLGGLLPCLGRPGDCTSGSNRLSQEEPLGAEACDMDDLDGLLGQLPEDFFSASAMESSR